One Cryptosporidium parvum Iowa II chromosome 5, whole genome shotgun sequence DNA segment encodes these proteins:
- a CDS encoding conserved eukaryotic protein produces the protein FFFSRFEIMEEISNLAKKLRDCTMSDENEVRHLNSDINSLLKEKYKWECRIVELGGPNYRSRHGQYIESLGGISMPNSSLKIFGVAISLPEYKELLNYDDKTELSSKIVSEPPKVTICDAYYEEINKKEEDRIKTLEREKEIEFKKKKRFLEKEISVEYLLKLIDDKKKEIEQFN, from the coding sequence ttcttttttagtAGGTTTGAGATTATGGAAGAAATATCGAATCTTGCCAAGAAACTAAGAGATTGTACAATGAgtgatgaaaatgaagttAGGCATTTAAATTCTGATATTAACTCACTTCTAAAGGAAAAGTATAAATGGGAGTGTAGGATTGTAGAGTTAGGTGGACCAAATTATAGAAGTAGGCATGGCCAGTATATTGAATCATTAGGAGGTATTTCTATGCCAAATTCATCTCTAAAGATTTTTGGAGTTGCTATTTCATTACCAGAATACAAAGAATTGCTCAATTATGACGATAAGACGGAGTTAAGTTCAAAAATAGTCTCCGAGCCTCCAAAGGTTACTATATGCGACGCCTACTACGAAGAGataaataagaaagaagaagatcGAATTAAAACGCTTGAAAGAGAAAAggaaattgaatttaagaaaaaaaaacgattccttgaaaaagaaatctcGGTTGAATACCTTCTGAAACTAATTGATGATAAAAAGAAGGAGATTGAgcaatttaattaa